Below is a genomic region from Telmatobacter sp. DSM 110680.
CATGGACTCATTCAGTTTAGCGGGAGGGGTGGGGTCAAAATTCCGGAAAAGCAGATGCTTCGCGCCGCTTATCCCACGAACTTTCGGTCGCGGAGCCCCAGGCGTGCGGCGCTCAGGATGACACAGTTTATTGGGGAGGCTCGCAGCTCTTGCCTAGCTGTCGGTGGAGGACTTGGGCGTCGAGGCGGAGGTGGATGGCGCGGTTGGGGGAGTGGATGGTGCTGCTGGCTTGTCGCTCGATTTTGGCGCTTCTTTGGATTCGGAGGGCTTGGACTCGCTGGTAGAGTCCGACGACGAGTCGGAGCTTTTCGAGGCGTAGTCGTTGATGTACCATCCTGCGCCTTTGAAGTTGAGGCGGGGGGCGGTGAGCGGGCGGATGAGCGTGGCGTTGTCGCACTTGGGGCAGATGGTCTCCGGCTCGGCGGAGAAGTTCTGAATTTTTTCGAATTTGTTGCCGCAGGTTGTGCAGCGATAGGCGTAAAGAGGCAAGGCGGTTTGGCTCTCCGGTAGTGATCAATCTCTCTACCTCTATTGTAGCGGCAGGGCGGTGGAAGCCGGAACCGCGCCCTGCCGTGTTGATTGCGCGCTGGCTACTTGTGCACGGTGACGGGGACGGACGCGGAGTGGTCTTCCCACGCGAGCGTGATGGTTCCCTTGCCACCGCCGTTGTCGGTGATGGTGTACAAGAGGTTCTCAACCATCGCAGGGGGCTTGCTCATGGTCATCTTGGTTTTGCCGAGATCCTGCGAGCCGTCATAGGCAAGGCCCCACTCGCCGAGTTTCTTGTTGACGATGAGGGTCCAGTTGTCAGGATCGGAGATGTCCACGAAAAGGGTGTAATCGCCCTTGGGGACGGAGAGATCGCCGATCATGAGGTCGCCGTCGGTGTGGAGGGTGGTAGCGGAGTTGGCTCCGGCGCGCCACACGGGATAGTGGGGGTTGTGGCTGATGAGGCCGTCCTTTGTGAAGATTTTGCCTTCGCGGCCTTTCACGCCCGGCGCGGAGTAGACGATGCTGATTTCGTGGCCGCCGATGCTGGCCGTGGCCTTTGCCGGCGGGCTCTTGGGCGGGCCGCCCTGTTGGGCGAGAAGACCGGTAGTGGCTAGAAGAAATGCGGCACAGACGACGAGAGGTTTCATGTGTAATTCTCCTATGCAACGACCTGAAAATAACGGGTCGCGCAACGGGAACGATTGTCGCACCAAGGGGTGCGGGTGGGGAAGGCATTGCATGCAGCAGACCTTTGGAGAAGGATCGGCGGGAAAAAGATTTCGCGCGGCGGTGGCGGAGGAAAAGCCGCTGCAGGTGGCGGGTGCAATCAATGCCTACACGGCGCGGATGGCGGAGGCTACGGGTTTTCGCGCGCTTTATCTTTCGGGCGGCGGAGTGGCGGCGAATTCGCTGGGGATGCCGGACCTGGGGATCAGCACGATGGAAGATGTGCTGACGGATGTGCGTCGGATTACAGAGGTGACTACGGTGCCGTTGCTGGTGGATATCGATACCGGATGGGGCTCGGCGTTCAACATTGCGCGGACGATCCGGTCGATGATCAAGGCGGGGGCAGGCGCTGTTCACATGGAGGATCAGGTCGGCGCTAAGCGCTGCGGACATCGCCCGGGCAAGGAACTGGTGCCGCCGGAGGAGATGGTGGACCGTGTTAAGGCGGCGGTCGATGCGCGTACAGATGAAGGCTTTGTGATCATGGCGCGGACCGACGCGCTGGCTGGCGAGGGCCTGAAGGCAGCGATCGAGCGTGCGCAGGCGTATGTTGCAGCGGGAGCGGACATGATTTTCGCTGAGGCGGTAACGGAGTTGCCGCAGTACATGGAGTTTCGCAAGGCCGTGGGCGTACCGATTCTCGCGAATATTACGGAGTTTGGACAGACGCCGCTTTGGACGCGCGAAGAACTTGCCGGCGCGGGCGTAGACATTATTCTTTACTGCTGTGCGGCTTACCGGGCTATGAACGCTGCCGCGCTCAGCGTGTATGAGGCGATTCGTACCGAGGGC
It encodes:
- a CDS encoding FmdB family zinc ribbon protein — its product is MPLYAYRCTTCGNKFEKIQNFSAEPETICPKCDNATLIRPLTAPRLNFKGAGWYINDYASKSSDSSSDSTSESKPSESKEAPKSSDKPAAPSTPPTAPSTSASTPKSSTDS
- a CDS encoding DUF2911 domain-containing protein, with amino-acid sequence MKPLVVCAAFLLATTGLLAQQGGPPKSPPAKATASIGGHEISIVYSAPGVKGREGKIFTKDGLISHNPHYPVWRAGANSATTLHTDGDLMIGDLSVPKGDYTLFVDISDPDNWTLIVNKKLGEWGLAYDGSQDLGKTKMTMSKPPAMVENLLYTITDNGGGKGTITLAWEDHSASVPVTVHK
- the prpB gene encoding methylisocitrate lyase, which codes for MQQTFGEGSAGKRFRAAVAEEKPLQVAGAINAYTARMAEATGFRALYLSGGGVAANSLGMPDLGISTMEDVLTDVRRITEVTTVPLLVDIDTGWGSAFNIARTIRSMIKAGAGAVHMEDQVGAKRCGHRPGKELVPPEEMVDRVKAAVDARTDEGFVIMARTDALAGEGLKAAIERAQAYVAAGADMIFAEAVTELPQYMEFRKAVGVPILANITEFGQTPLWTREELAGAGVDIILYCCAAYRAMNAAALSVYEAIRTEGTQKHVIPMMQSRSDLYKFLDYHSYEEKLNDLFAKSKEGK